One genomic window of Arvicanthis niloticus isolate mArvNil1 chromosome 24, mArvNil1.pat.X, whole genome shotgun sequence includes the following:
- the Pop7 gene encoding ribonuclease P protein subunit p20: MAENREPRGAIEAELDPVEYTLRKRLPHRLPRRPNDIYVNMKTDFKAQLARCQKLLDGGTRGQNACTEIYIHGLGLAINRAINIALQLQAGSFGSLQVAANTSTVELVDELEPETDSREPLTRIRNNSAIHIRVFRVTPK, from the coding sequence ATGGCAGAAAACAGAGAGCCCCGCGGTGCCATTGAGGCTGAGCTGGACCCTGTGGAGTACACCCTTCGGAAGCGACTTCCTCACCGCTTGCCCCGGAGGCCCAATGACATTTATGTCAACATGAAGACTGATTTTAAGGCCCAGCTAGCTCGATGCCAAAAGCTGCTGGATGGAGGCACTAGGGGGCAGAACGCATGCACTGAAATCTACATTCATGGCTTGGGTCTGGCCATCAACCGGGCCATCAACATCGCTCTGCAGCTGCAGGCAGGCAGCTTTGGGTCCCTACAGGTGGCTGCCAATACCTCCACCGTGGAGCTGGTTGATGAGTTGGAACCTGAGACTGACTCTCGAGAGCCACTGACGAGGATCAGGAACAACTCAGCCATCCACATTCGAGTCTTCAGGGTCACGCCCAAGTAA